A window of the Clupea harengus unplaced genomic scaffold, Ch_v2.0.2, whole genome shotgun sequence genome harbors these coding sequences:
- the LOC105900217 gene encoding probable ATP-dependent RNA helicase DDX5 gives MPGYSDRDRGRERGSYGGAPRFGGSRNGPPQGKFGNPGERLRKKHWNMDELPKFEKNFYKEHPDVTRKSVQEVEMYRRTKEVTLKGRECPKPIMKFHEASFPNYVMDVIGKQSWTDPTPIQAQGWPLALSGKDMVGIAQTGSGKTLAYLLPAIVHINHQPFLEHGDGPICLVLAPTRELAQQVQQVAAEYGRASRLKTTCIYGGAPKGPQIRDLERGVEICIATPGRLIDFLEVGKTNLRRCTYLVLDEADRMLDMGFEPQIRKIVDQIRPDRQTLMWSATWPKEVRQLAEDFLKEYVQINVGALQLSANHNILQIVDVCNDGEKDDKLLRLLEEIMSEKENKTIIFVETKRRCDELTRRMRRDGWPAMGIHGDKSQQERDWVLNEFKYGKACILIATDVASRGLDVEDVKFVINYDYPNSSEDYIHRIGRTARSQKTGTAYTFFTPNNMRQANDLISVLREANQAINPKLLQMAEDRGGRSRGGRGGYKDDRRDRYSGGRRDFGNFRDRDRDSDRGYGSGPKTQNGGYGGGNTYDKGSTNTGNYSNGYNNGQANSYGGGAGNPVAAFQNQNFPAQPFGGNQAAGQNGMSHPPFPFTPQAPPQQPPQPMVPYPMPPAFPQ, from the exons atgcCTGGATATTCTGACAGAGACCGTGGTAGGGAAAGGGG GAGTTATGGTGGCGCACCTCGGTTCGGTGGGAGCCGAAATGGACCGCCTCAGGGCAAATTCGGTAACCCCGGCGAAAGACTGCGTAAAAAGCACTGGAACATGGACGAGCTCCCAAAGTTCGAGAAGAACTTCTACAAGGAGCATCCTGACGTTACAAGGAAATCAGTG CAAGAAGTTGAGATGTATAGGAGGACTAAAGAGGTCACCCTGAAGGGCAGGGAATGTCCCAAACCAATCATGAAATTCCATGAAGCCAGTTTTCCca ACTACGTCATGGATGTGATTGGAAAACAAAGTTGGACAGACCCCACCCCCATCCAGGCTCAGGGCTGGCCTCTGGCCCTCAGCGGCAAAGACATGGTTGGCATCGCCCAGACAGGATCTGGAAAAACATTGGCT TACTTGCTGCCAGCTATTGTTCACATCAATCACCAGCCATTCCTTGAACATGGCGATGGCCCGATT TGTCTGGTTCTGGCGCCAACCCGTGAACTGGCACAGCAGGTCCAGCAGGTGGCTGCTGAGTACGGCCGAGCCTCACGTCTGAAGACCACGTGCATCTATGGCGGCGCCCCCAAAGGACCGCAGATCCGTGACCTGGAAAGAG GGGTGGAGATCTGCATTGCCACGCCAGGTCGTCTCATTGACTTCCTGGAGGTCGGGAAGACCAACCTGCGGCGCTGCACGTACCTGGTGCTGGACGAGGCTGACCGCATGCTGGACATGGGCTTCGAGCCCCAGATCCGCAAGATCGTGGACCAAATCAGA CCGGACCGACAGACTCTGATGTGGAGCGCCACCTGGCCCAAAGAGGTGCGTCAGCTGGCGGAGGACTTCCTGAAGGAGTACGTGCAGATCAACGTGGGCGCCCTGCAGCTGAGCGCCAATCACAACATCCTGCAGATCGTCGACGTCTGCAACGACGGCGAGAAAGACGACAA GCTCCTGAGGCTGCTGGAGGAGATTATGAGCGAGAAGGAGAACAAGACCATCATCTTTGTCGAGACCAAGAGGCGTTGTGATGAGCTGACGAGGAGAATGAGGCGAGATGG TTGGCCAGCAATGGGCATTCATGGAGACAAGAGCCAACAGGAGAGAGACTGGGTGCTTAATG AATTCAAATATGGCAAGGCATGCATCCTTATCGCCACAGACGTCGCCTCCCGCGGTCTAG ATGTGGAGGATGTGAAATTTGTCATCAATTATGACTACCCTAACTCATCCGAGGACTACATCCACCGCATCGGCAGGACGGCCCGCAGTCAAAAGACGGGCACGGCCTACACGTTCTTTACGCCTAACAATATGAGGCAGGCCAACGACCTCATCTCTGTCCTCCGCGAGGCCAACCAGGCCATCAACCCCAAGCTCCTGCAGATGGCGGAAGACAGAGGAG GTCGTTCCAGAGGCGGCAGAGGTGGCTATAAGGACGACCGCCGCGATAGGTATTCTGGGGGGAGAAGGGATTTTGGTAACTTCAGGGATAGGGATAGGGATAGCGATAGGGGCTACGGTAGTGGACCAAAGACGCAGAATGGTGGCTATGGCGGGGGCAACACATATGACAAGGGCAGCACCAACACCGGTAACTACAGCAACGGTTACAACAATGGACAGGCTAACAGCTATGGCGGCGGCGCCGGCAACCCGGTGGCCGCCTTCCAGAACCAGAACTTCCCGGCCCAGCCATTTGGCGGGAACCAGGCGGCTGGCCAGAACGGCATGAGTCACCCGCCATTCCCCTTCACCCCACAGGCGCCCCCCCAGCAGCCCCCACAGCCCATGGTACCCTACCCCATGCCTCCCGCGTTCCCTCAgtaa
- the LOC122129432 gene encoding septin-1-like produces MSTTNTRGKIDSCTQTDELDLQDCEYCLNTEDDDDCESEASSLREPEYAVSYMDLEAATLESDIRQSARPRSPWGVHDPYVSMEELGKSFVGFASLPHQIHRKNVKKGFDFTLMVVGESGLGKSTLINSLFLTGLYSDRILPNTSEMMKRTVGITRKTVDIEEKGVRLKLTIVDTPGFGDALDCTDSYYPIVDYLHQQMEHYHMDEMGMHRTQIKDSRVHCCLYFISPYGHGLKPLDVAFMKELQAKVNIVPVIGKADCLTKAELLRKKERIRKEIEFHKIKIFQFSDCDSDDDIEWTRQDYEMKNSIPFAVVGSNMQLRVDGRTVRVRAYPWGVVEVENPDHSDLVHLRTMLVRTHMQDLREKTHDNLYEQFRLSRMNMRSTSVVF; encoded by the exons ATGTCGACTACTAACACTCGAGGAAAAATTGACAGTT GCACTCAGACTGATGAACTTGATCTACAAG ACTGTGAG TACTGCCTCAACACTGAAGATGACGATGATTGTGAGTCAGAGGCTTCTTCTCTCAGAGAGCCTGAATACGCGGTTAGTTACATGGACCTGGAGGCTGCCACATTGGAGTCAGACATAAGACAGTCAGCCAGACCCAGGAGCCCATGGGGTGTACACGATCCATATGTATCCATGGAG GAGCTAGGGAAGTCCTTTGTGGGCTTTGCCTCGCTGCCTCACCAAATTCACAGGAAGAACGTGAAAAAAGGCTTCGATTTCACACTGATGGTAGTAG GGGAATCTGGCCTAGGGAAGTCCACCCTGATCAACAGCCTGTTTCTCACAGGGCTGTACAGTGACAGGATTTTGCCCAATACCTCAG AGATGATGAAGAGAACAGTTGGTATAACTAGGAAGACAGTAGACATTGAGGAGAAGGGAGTCAGGCTGAAGCTCACCATTGTGGATACACCAGGCTTTGGGGATGCTTTGGACTGCACAGACAG CTATTATCCTATAGTGGACTACCTCCATCAGCAGATGGAACACTATCATATGGATGAGATGGGCATGCATCGCACCCAGATCAAAGACAGCCGGGTCCACTGTTGCCTCTACTTCATCTCCCCCTATGGTCACGG TCTCAAACCCCTAGATGTAGCTTTTATGAAGGAGCTGCAGGCGAAGGTCAACATCGTTCCTGTTATTGGTAAAGCCGACTGCCTCACCAAGGCCGAGTTGCTACGTAAGAAAGAAAGg ATACGGAAGGAGATAGAGTTCCATAAAATAAAGATCTTCCAGTTTTCAGACTGTGACTCTGATGATGACATAGAGTGGACAAGGCAGGACTATGAGATGAAG AATAGCATCCCTTTTGCTGTGGTTGGGAGTAATATGCAGCTGAGAGTGGATGGGAGGACTGTGAGAGTCCGGGCATACCCGTGGGGAGTGGTGGAAG TCGAGAACCCTGACCACAGTGACCTGGTTCACTTGAGAACTATGCTGGTACGCACTCATATGCAGGACCTGAGAGAGAAGACCCATGACAACCTGTATGAGCAATTCCGCCTCAGTCGCATGAATATGCGGAGTACGAGCGTGGTATTCTAG